A genomic segment from Leptolyngbya boryana PCC 6306 encodes:
- a CDS encoding helix-turn-helix domain-containing protein: protein MPARLQIKAEDCSPLGQFILRYLEENQISMNRLAELSGVPQPRLRGACFKGTCPTPETLRKLARVIGKNHLELYTLAYEGRIEQLPETAEEDSLDRLIRELFDTARELELTAPKVLPSKAKIRKALLELGFLEENADRA, encoded by the coding sequence ATGCCAGCCCGGTTGCAGATTAAAGCTGAAGATTGCTCTCCGTTAGGGCAGTTTATTCTCCGATATCTGGAAGAAAATCAAATCAGTATGAATCGCTTGGCAGAGCTATCCGGTGTGCCTCAACCTCGTTTGAGGGGTGCTTGCTTTAAAGGGACTTGTCCGACCCCTGAAACGTTGAGAAAGCTTGCAAGAGTGATTGGCAAGAACCATTTAGAGCTTTACACGTTGGCTTACGAAGGGCGAATCGAACAGCTTCCTGAAACGGCTGAGGAAGATTCGCTCGATCGCTTAATTCGGGAGCTATTTGACACGGCTCGTGAACTAGAGTTGACTGCACCAAAGGTGTTGCCCTCTAAAGCGAAAATCCGAAAAGCGTTACTAGAGCTAGGCTTTTTAGAAGAGAACGCCGATCGAGCTTGA
- a CDS encoding phycobiliprotein lyase, whose amino-acid sequence MKDAMEFFQQSTGRWRSQRTTHHLAFKRAEPGESQIEVEALAADHPKVIEICQLHEVDPSLAIGGAYVAWHGSMAWDKDDENHQGSTVFALIPDAETPRRGTLLRERGYAEIVPVAGQYHIDDEDGLVLTTEYETMSSTERFWFANPDLRMRTSTVKRFGGFSTATFCTETRIAETSDAEAPAAESTKYFSYFGW is encoded by the coding sequence ATGAAGGATGCGATGGAGTTTTTTCAGCAAAGTACAGGGCGTTGGCGATCGCAGCGCACCACCCATCACCTCGCATTTAAACGCGCTGAACCGGGCGAGTCTCAGATTGAAGTTGAGGCACTCGCGGCTGACCATCCGAAAGTGATTGAGATTTGCCAGTTACATGAGGTCGATCCGAGTTTAGCGATCGGCGGCGCGTATGTGGCATGGCACGGTTCGATGGCTTGGGATAAAGATGATGAAAATCACCAAGGTTCGACCGTCTTTGCATTAATTCCGGATGCAGAAACACCTCGGCGAGGCACACTGTTGCGCGAACGTGGCTATGCCGAAATCGTTCCGGTCGCCGGACAATATCATATCGACGACGAAGATGGCTTAGTGCTAACGACTGAATATGAAACGATGAGTTCGACCGAACGGTTCTGGTTTGCAAATCCTGACCTGCGTATGCGAACCAGCACCGTTAAGCGGTTTGGTGGATTTAGCACCGCGACATTTTGTACAGAGACTCGAATCGCTGAAACATCAGATGCTGAGGCTCCTGCGGCTGAATCTACAAAGTATTTCTCTTATTTTGGTTGGTAG
- a CDS encoding HlyD family secretion protein: MAHTLPQPADHVPDAPSQKPSQKSKRVLIIPAVFAIVGIGFATWHFLPKPEATTLPLSGRIEADETDIGAKTAGRISAINFREGDEVQKDQVVAQLIDEEVNEQLRAAEAQVAAARQEEQQARLEITVAESRIQEAQLNVQQSQGDSRGRIDQATSNVSAAKAQLAQSEAQVKQAEAQVKEARSRAKLAASDRDRYARLVTQGAVNRQQFDQAQMNFETAQAGVETAIATLQAREEAVNAARDQLNAAQGGLTQTETTELNPEIRGAQLAGLQQQRQQAQAKLAAAQAKVKNALANQQQIQKRLDSFVVKSPIRGVVTARPVEPGAVVATGKTLLTVVDLNTVYLRGYIPGSSIGKIRVGQRAQVFLDSAPKEPLSARVAAIDPKASFTPENIYFRDDRVKQVFGVKIAIDDPAGFAKPGMPADGEILLKE, encoded by the coding sequence ATGGCTCACACTCTTCCACAGCCTGCAGATCACGTTCCAGATGCGCCGTCTCAGAAGCCATCTCAGAAATCGAAGCGAGTCTTGATCATTCCTGCGGTTTTCGCGATCGTCGGAATTGGATTTGCTACTTGGCACTTCTTGCCAAAGCCAGAAGCCACGACCTTACCGCTTAGCGGACGCATCGAAGCCGATGAAACCGATATCGGTGCGAAAACAGCCGGGCGAATTAGTGCAATCAATTTTCGCGAAGGAGATGAGGTGCAGAAAGATCAAGTTGTCGCGCAATTGATCGATGAGGAAGTGAATGAGCAATTGCGGGCAGCAGAAGCACAGGTCGCAGCAGCACGGCAAGAAGAACAGCAGGCGCGATTAGAGATTACAGTCGCAGAGAGTCGGATTCAAGAAGCACAGTTGAATGTGCAACAATCGCAAGGGGATTCGCGGGGACGAATTGATCAAGCGACTTCTAATGTCTCGGCAGCAAAGGCACAGTTAGCACAGTCAGAAGCTCAAGTAAAGCAGGCAGAAGCTCAAGTGAAAGAAGCGCGATCGCGAGCCAAGCTAGCAGCATCCGATCGCGATCGCTATGCGCGGTTAGTGACTCAAGGCGCTGTGAATCGGCAGCAGTTTGATCAAGCTCAGATGAATTTTGAGACGGCTCAGGCAGGAGTAGAAACGGCGATCGCCACTTTACAAGCGCGAGAAGAAGCGGTGAATGCAGCGCGAGATCAGTTGAATGCGGCGCAGGGTGGATTAACCCAGACTGAAACGACCGAATTGAATCCGGAGATTCGCGGGGCACAACTGGCTGGATTACAACAGCAACGACAGCAAGCTCAAGCAAAACTCGCTGCCGCACAGGCAAAAGTGAAAAATGCGTTAGCCAATCAGCAACAGATTCAGAAACGCTTAGATTCTTTCGTTGTGAAAAGTCCGATTCGTGGTGTGGTTACGGCTCGACCTGTTGAACCTGGAGCAGTGGTGGCAACGGGCAAGACATTGTTAACGGTGGTTGATTTGAACACAGTTTACTTACGAGGATATATCCCTGGAAGTAGTATTGGCAAAATTCGCGTAGGTCAGCGCGCTCAAGTGTTTTTAGATTCTGCTCCGAAAGAGCCGCTCAGTGCGAGAGTCGCTGCGATCGATCCGAAAGCTTCGTTTACGCCAGAAAATATCTACTTTCGAGACGATCGAGTCAAACAAGTCTTTGGAGTAAAAATTGCGATCGACGATCCAGCCGGATTTGCCAAGCCTGGAATGCCTGCGGACGGGGAAATTTTACTCAAGGAGTAG
- a CDS encoding ABC transporter permease, whose amino-acid sequence MKRILTQAQKELAQFRRDRLTLALAFILPLMTLFIFGFAIRLEAKNIALIVQDFDRTHLSQTYTERLYVTNQFVPVQWSGLDPLRDGIERGIAQAAVIIPPKFSADVEAGRSTNVQVLIDGTDVNNARVIKNSIQAFTNAFIQDEGLLRSSPKLVAKIRLWFNPGRQESLYIVPGVFGVILAVYPSLLAALAMAREKEQGTILQTYASNISAAELLLGKCLAYFLIAIGQAIVVIGIGAAIWQLRFVGDPTPFLFGGALFLLASVIFGLLIGVRTGNRSVAVQAVATAGFLLALLLSGFIYPLSNIPFPLSLVSSVVPARYFIELSRDAFVRGAGWTGVWAAPVCLAAIAFVLFNIARRILGRMQLPG is encoded by the coding sequence ATGAAACGTATTCTCACTCAAGCTCAGAAAGAACTGGCTCAATTTAGACGCGATCGCTTAACTCTAGCACTGGCGTTTATTTTGCCATTGATGACCTTATTCATTTTTGGATTTGCAATTCGATTGGAGGCAAAGAATATTGCGTTGATTGTGCAGGACTTCGATCGCACTCATCTCAGTCAAACTTATACAGAAAGGCTGTATGTGACGAATCAATTTGTTCCGGTGCAATGGAGCGGGCTTGATCCATTACGAGATGGCATCGAACGCGGGATTGCTCAAGCTGCTGTGATCATTCCGCCTAAGTTTAGTGCAGATGTGGAGGCAGGTCGATCGACAAATGTGCAAGTGCTGATTGATGGAACTGATGTGAACAATGCGCGGGTGATTAAGAATAGTATTCAAGCCTTCACAAATGCGTTTATTCAGGATGAAGGTTTACTACGATCGTCTCCTAAATTAGTCGCAAAAATTCGATTGTGGTTTAATCCTGGGCGGCAAGAATCTCTGTATATTGTTCCTGGAGTGTTTGGGGTGATTTTGGCAGTTTATCCGAGTTTACTTGCAGCGCTAGCAATGGCGAGAGAGAAAGAGCAAGGGACGATTCTACAAACTTACGCCTCTAATATTAGTGCGGCTGAATTACTTTTAGGAAAATGTTTGGCTTATTTTCTAATTGCGATCGGACAAGCGATCGTGGTGATAGGAATTGGAGCAGCGATTTGGCAGTTGAGGTTTGTCGGCGATCCGACTCCGTTTCTGTTTGGAGGAGCATTGTTTCTGCTAGCAAGCGTGATATTTGGATTGTTAATTGGAGTGAGAACTGGAAATCGATCGGTTGCTGTGCAAGCGGTCGCAACGGCTGGCTTTTTACTTGCGCTGTTGTTATCCGGCTTTATCTATCCACTCAGCAACATTCCATTTCCGTTATCGCTAGTTTCGAGTGTCGTTCCAGCTCGATACTTTATCGAACTATCACGGGATGCGTTTGTGAGAGGAGCAGGATGGACTGGAGTGTGGGCGGCTCCGGTTTGTTTAGCTGCGATCGCGTTTGTCTTGTTCAATATTGCTCGTCGAATCCTAGGTCGAATGCAGCTACCCGGATAG
- a CDS encoding HAD-IB family phosphatase — MVFCDFDGTITVEETFVAMLKRFAPEAAAQVLPEIYSKRVTLRQGVRQMVEAIPSSSYSDIIEFTRPKAIRPGFVELLNFLEQESIPFIVISGGFRGMVEAVLEPFLDRIVAIHAMDIDTTDTCLRLNSPYESGTEIVAKAEIMATYGADETIAIGDSVTDWNLAMAASLVFARPPLTQYLEEQKKPYLAWEDFFEVRTQLKSYLK; from the coding sequence ATGGTTTTTTGTGATTTCGATGGCACGATTACAGTCGAAGAAACATTTGTAGCAATGTTGAAACGATTTGCACCTGAAGCTGCGGCTCAAGTGCTGCCTGAAATCTACTCAAAACGAGTCACGCTTCGGCAGGGTGTGCGGCAAATGGTGGAAGCGATTCCTTCTTCGAGTTACTCGGATATTATTGAATTCACGCGCCCAAAAGCGATTCGACCTGGGTTTGTTGAGTTACTAAATTTTCTAGAGCAAGAGTCGATCCCATTTATTGTGATTTCGGGTGGATTTCGAGGCATGGTGGAAGCTGTACTCGAACCGTTTCTCGATCGCATTGTGGCAATTCATGCGATGGATATTGATACGACAGATACTTGCTTACGTTTGAATTCGCCCTATGAGAGTGGCACTGAAATTGTTGCCAAAGCTGAGATTATGGCGACCTATGGAGCAGATGAGACAATTGCGATCGGAGATTCGGTGACAGATTGGAATCTCGCAATGGCAGCTTCTCTCGTGTTTGCACGTCCACCGCTGACTCAATATTTAGAAGAGCAGAAAAAGCCTTATCTAGCTTGGGAAGATTTCTTTGAGGTGCGCACTCAGCTTAAAAGCTATCTAAAATAG
- a CDS encoding ABC transporter permease yields the protein MPILRHFLASRFFVLALKEIRQILRNKQLIFLLVFPPTVQLLIFGFALSPNVQHLKLGVVDYANTTLSRELTATMTVNRVFDVKSSPIDERTLGQQVQKGEITAGLVIPSDFNRSLKGDRPAEVQVLIDAVDANTAGIASGYASQIIRQFGRQFSPDTVPPIQTEAAILYNPGLVSSWFIVPGVIGLVLNLGSSLVSTSAVVREKDTGTLEQLLMTPAADWEIILAKVVPLFFLLLGEVMLALSVAYFIFHVPFRGNLLLFLFFSGLYACVGIGIGFLLATISRSQQQAILTSFFINLPLIQLSGAIAPVESMPKFFQILSLANPLRHYIKIARGVLLKGNGLDVLYPEAIALFVFAIAFLLISTNRFRSQLN from the coding sequence ATGCCTATCCTTCGTCATTTCCTAGCCAGTCGATTTTTTGTCCTAGCACTCAAGGAAATTCGGCAGATTCTCCGCAACAAACAATTGATCTTTTTGCTTGTCTTTCCGCCAACAGTACAGCTTTTGATTTTCGGATTTGCTCTGAGTCCGAATGTGCAGCATCTGAAGCTTGGAGTCGTAGACTATGCGAACACGACGCTGAGTCGAGAATTGACGGCAACAATGACGGTCAATCGGGTCTTTGACGTTAAATCGAGTCCGATCGATGAGCGCACATTAGGTCAGCAAGTTCAAAAAGGCGAGATTACAGCGGGATTAGTCATTCCAAGCGATTTTAATCGATCGCTCAAAGGCGATCGACCTGCGGAAGTACAAGTTCTCATTGATGCAGTCGATGCGAATACAGCGGGGATTGCTAGTGGCTATGCGTCTCAAATTATTCGACAATTTGGGCGGCAATTTTCTCCTGATACGGTTCCTCCAATTCAAACCGAAGCTGCAATCCTCTACAATCCGGGATTAGTTTCAAGCTGGTTTATCGTTCCAGGTGTGATTGGGCTGGTGCTTAATCTGGGTAGCTCTTTAGTCTCAACATCAGCGGTCGTGCGAGAGAAAGATACGGGGACTTTAGAGCAGCTACTTATGACTCCTGCGGCAGATTGGGAGATTATCTTAGCGAAAGTTGTACCCTTGTTCTTTTTACTATTAGGTGAAGTGATGTTGGCACTTTCGGTAGCTTACTTTATCTTTCATGTACCGTTTCGCGGGAATTTGTTGTTGTTTCTATTTTTTTCTGGGCTGTATGCTTGTGTTGGAATTGGAATAGGCTTTTTACTAGCAACGATTTCGCGATCGCAGCAGCAAGCAATTTTGACTTCGTTTTTTATCAATCTTCCGTTGATTCAGCTTTCAGGAGCGATCGCGCCTGTAGAAAGTATGCCGAAGTTTTTTCAAATCCTGTCGCTTGCGAATCCACTGCGACATTACATTAAAATCGCGCGAGGCGTTTTACTAAAAGGCAATGGATTAGATGTGCTGTATCCAGAGGCGATCGCGCTTTTTGTATTTGCGATCGCGTTTCTGTTGATTAGTACAAATCGATTTCGCAGTCAGTTGAATTAG
- a CDS encoding tRNA-dihydrouridine synthase family protein, whose amino-acid sequence MLPQSSHPDLPLTALAPMQDVTNLWFMKVIAQYGSPDYFFTEYFRVNDTSRLDRTILEAITENDTGRPVFAQMIGESIPDLVRTARDLCRYECAGIDLNMGCPAPRIYKKNVGGGLLREPEKVDQILGALRQTVTDRPFTVKMRVGFDNTDNFYKILDLINRHNVDLLSLHGRTVKDMYHGTVKYDLIAEAVRWVNCPVLANGNVHSAQSAIDVLAKTGAAGVMVGRWAIGNPWIFEQIRQGLQGEKITPVPLAEVRQYIDRLWKTPTAANVPERARLGYLKMFLNYVALSIDAEGNFLKSMRQTQTETELFHLCDRVLLTDQTKTFASTPYSGV is encoded by the coding sequence ATGCTCCCTCAATCGTCGCATCCAGATTTACCGCTCACTGCTCTTGCACCGATGCAGGATGTGACGAATCTCTGGTTTATGAAAGTTATCGCTCAGTACGGTAGCCCGGATTATTTCTTCACTGAGTATTTTCGGGTGAATGATACATCGAGACTCGATCGCACCATTCTCGAAGCGATTACTGAGAATGATACAGGTCGCCCAGTTTTTGCGCAGATGATTGGGGAAAGCATTCCAGATCTCGTCAGAACTGCAAGAGATCTTTGCCGCTATGAGTGTGCTGGAATCGATTTAAACATGGGCTGTCCAGCACCCAGAATCTACAAAAAGAATGTGGGTGGCGGATTGCTGCGAGAACCTGAAAAAGTCGATCAAATTTTAGGCGCACTCCGACAAACCGTGACCGATCGACCGTTTACCGTCAAGATGAGAGTTGGGTTTGACAATACAGATAATTTCTACAAAATTTTAGACCTGATCAATCGCCACAACGTTGATCTCCTCAGCTTGCATGGTCGAACTGTTAAAGATATGTATCACGGGACTGTGAAATACGATTTGATTGCTGAAGCGGTTCGATGGGTGAATTGTCCTGTGCTAGCAAATGGCAATGTTCACTCGGCACAATCTGCGATCGACGTTCTGGCTAAAACAGGTGCAGCAGGCGTAATGGTTGGGCGTTGGGCGATTGGTAATCCTTGGATTTTTGAGCAAATTCGACAAGGGTTACAAGGTGAGAAGATTACTCCTGTCCCTTTAGCTGAAGTGCGTCAGTATATCGATCGATTATGGAAAACTCCAACAGCAGCAAATGTTCCAGAGCGTGCAAGACTTGGCTATCTCAAGATGTTTTTGAACTATGTTGCGCTGAGTATTGATGCTGAAGGGAATTTTTTGAAGTCGATGCGCCAGACTCAAACTGAGACGGAATTGTTTCATTTATGCGATCGCGTTTTACTAACCGATCAGACGAAAACTTTCGCGTCAACGCCTTATTCAGGAGTCTAA
- a CDS encoding ATP-binding cassette domain-containing protein, whose amino-acid sequence MTAIVSAPLSQRVADPIVQVQHLQKQYGRVTAVRGIDFSVASGELFGLIGPDGAGKTTTFHVLGGVMEATAGNVQVLGRLPREARLQIGYLTQQFSLYLDLSIDENLRYMAGLREVPDHLFQQRREKYLRLMSLDQFSDRLAGQLSGGMKQKLALCSALISQPQVLLLDEPTTGVDPVSRREFWDVLATLAAEGVTIIVATPYLDEAERCNRVALMYDGMIQHIGTPAELRQSLGLHRLEVHTPQLAVAEQMLSDHREIADVQTFGDRLDVLVVDEKVGEQAIREQFRDRQLELSSLQITEPTLENVFVTQLRQQGLAPKILEFPRARSGRKSPEEIAIYAHNLNRVFGTFQAVRNANIEVRYGEIFGLLGANGAGKTTTIKMLCGLLPSSSGEIALGGERGNLRSRDLRKRIGYMSQKFTLYDDLSIVQNLEFYSGVYGVPRQHRREKIDWVLATCGLEGQEDMVTGQLPGGWKQRVAFGASVMHEPDILFLDEPTSGVDPLARRQFWRLINDFARNGAAILVTTHYLEEAEQCNRMSFMVAGETVLEGSPSQIKAAQPGQLIEVVVPHAQIASNLLKQQMESWRVSIFADRLHVVIDHPEEIEELRSRLIAANLSPISLLPIPYSLEDAFIGVVQRAQAKL is encoded by the coding sequence ATGACTGCGATCGTATCTGCTCCTCTTTCTCAGCGCGTTGCTGATCCGATTGTTCAAGTGCAGCACTTGCAGAAACAATATGGTCGCGTGACGGCAGTTCGCGGGATTGATTTTAGTGTTGCTTCAGGTGAATTGTTTGGCTTGATTGGGCCGGATGGAGCCGGGAAAACGACGACCTTTCATGTTCTGGGAGGGGTGATGGAAGCAACGGCTGGCAATGTTCAAGTGTTGGGACGATTGCCGAGAGAGGCAAGATTGCAGATCGGCTATCTCACTCAGCAGTTTTCGTTGTACTTGGATCTCAGCATTGATGAAAATCTGCGCTATATGGCTGGCTTGCGAGAAGTTCCAGATCATCTTTTTCAACAGCGGCGAGAGAAGTATCTGCGATTGATGAGTTTAGATCAATTTAGCGATCGCTTAGCTGGACAACTCTCAGGCGGAATGAAGCAAAAACTCGCACTCTGTTCTGCTTTAATTTCTCAGCCTCAAGTGCTTTTGCTCGATGAACCGACAACGGGTGTCGATCCCGTATCGCGTCGTGAATTCTGGGATGTGCTTGCGACTTTAGCAGCAGAGGGAGTGACGATCATCGTAGCAACACCTTATTTAGATGAAGCAGAACGCTGCAATCGAGTTGCATTGATGTATGACGGAATGATTCAGCACATTGGCACTCCGGCTGAATTGAGACAAAGTTTAGGCTTGCATCGACTGGAAGTGCATACCCCGCAGCTTGCAGTCGCCGAACAGATGTTGAGCGATCATCGCGAGATTGCAGATGTGCAAACTTTTGGCGATCGCTTAGATGTGTTAGTCGTCGATGAAAAAGTGGGAGAGCAAGCCATTCGAGAGCAATTTCGCGATCGACAGCTAGAACTCTCCTCACTCCAGATTACAGAACCCACGTTAGAAAATGTTTTCGTCACTCAACTGCGGCAGCAAGGTTTAGCTCCGAAGATTTTAGAATTTCCGCGTGCTCGATCGGGTCGGAAATCTCCAGAAGAGATTGCAATCTATGCGCATAATCTCAATCGAGTCTTCGGCACATTCCAAGCAGTTAGGAATGCGAATATTGAAGTTCGCTACGGTGAGATTTTCGGATTACTTGGTGCGAATGGAGCTGGAAAAACCACCACGATCAAAATGCTGTGTGGATTGCTGCCGTCTAGCTCAGGTGAGATTGCCCTTGGTGGAGAACGGGGAAATCTTCGCAGTCGCGATTTGAGAAAGCGTATTGGCTATATGAGCCAGAAATTTACGCTATATGATGATTTGTCGATCGTTCAAAATCTAGAGTTTTACAGTGGTGTGTATGGCGTGCCTCGTCAACACAGACGCGAGAAGATCGACTGGGTACTTGCAACCTGCGGACTCGAAGGACAGGAAGATATGGTCACGGGACAATTGCCGGGGGGATGGAAGCAACGGGTTGCTTTTGGCGCATCTGTGATGCATGAGCCTGATATTTTATTCTTGGATGAGCCGACATCTGGTGTTGATCCGCTCGCAAGACGGCAATTCTGGCGATTGATCAATGATTTTGCCCGAAATGGTGCTGCGATCTTGGTTACTACTCACTATCTGGAAGAAGCAGAACAATGCAATCGAATGAGCTTTATGGTGGCAGGTGAAACGGTACTAGAAGGCTCACCGAGTCAGATTAAAGCAGCGCAGCCTGGACAACTGATCGAAGTCGTTGTTCCTCACGCTCAAATTGCTTCCAACTTACTCAAGCAACAGATGGAAAGTTGGCGTGTTTCAATTTTTGCCGATCGCTTACATGTGGTCATCGATCATCCTGAAGAGATTGAAGAACTGCGATCGCGGCTCATCGCTGCAAATTTATCTCCTATTTCCCTACTTCCCATTCCCTACTCCCTCGAAGATGCCTTTATCGGGGTTGTCCAGCGCGCTCAGGCAAAGCTATGA
- a CDS encoding tetratricopeptide repeat protein, with protein sequence MSRPNYLQVFAGLMAFLIWLITPQPALSCSISFHQGVEALQTGQFEDAVRAFSIAIDADQNQPLAYANRCLAQLELAHYSEAIADCTASLNQQPNQSEVLLNRGLAYYRMGNYQAAIADNSTLLRTHADVRAYFNRGLAKVAMQQYWQALIDYDRALAQQPEDQSTIAEIYTDRGLAYFALQQMPKAISDFSQAIDLNTQDERAYYNRGCLYRWQGNFVAAIADFTTAIALQPDHASAYLERGIAHAQKGRAASALSDLKNAASLFEQHGHTIAYQQTVALIQQLQLTRQTAMG encoded by the coding sequence ATGAGCCGACCGAATTATCTGCAAGTGTTCGCTGGTTTGATGGCATTTTTGATATGGCTGATTACGCCCCAACCTGCGCTATCTTGCTCGATCTCGTTTCATCAAGGCGTTGAAGCATTACAGACTGGGCAGTTTGAAGATGCAGTCCGTGCCTTTAGCATTGCTATTGATGCTGATCAAAATCAACCGTTAGCATATGCGAATCGCTGTCTTGCTCAGCTTGAATTAGCCCATTATTCAGAGGCGATCGCGGATTGTACAGCTTCGTTGAATCAGCAGCCTAATCAATCCGAAGTTCTGCTCAATCGTGGACTGGCTTACTATCGCATGGGCAATTATCAAGCTGCGATCGCGGATAATAGTACTCTGTTACGCACTCATGCTGATGTTCGCGCTTACTTTAATCGCGGATTGGCAAAAGTCGCAATGCAACAGTACTGGCAGGCTTTAATTGATTACGATCGAGCACTCGCTCAACAGCCAGAAGATCAATCCACGATCGCTGAAATTTATACCGATCGCGGTTTAGCTTATTTTGCATTGCAGCAGATGCCAAAGGCAATCTCAGATTTTAGTCAAGCGATTGATTTGAACACACAGGATGAGCGAGCTTACTACAATCGCGGCTGTCTGTATCGCTGGCAAGGGAATTTTGTAGCGGCGATCGCCGATTTTACAACTGCGATCGCACTTCAACCGGATCATGCAAGCGCATATTTAGAGCGAGGAATTGCTCACGCTCAGAAGGGTCGAGCAGCAAGCGCACTTTCAGACTTGAAGAATGCAGCTTCTCTGTTTGAGCAACACGGACATACGATCGCGTATCAGCAAACTGTCGCTCTCATTCAGCAGTTACAATTGACAAGGCAAACTGCGATGGGTTGA
- a CDS encoding TetR/AcrR family transcriptional regulator — MPKLSPDRQVVKREQILKGAMTVFLTSGYAGTSMDRVAAEAGVSKQTIYSYFQDKEGLFRSLIEQATIIRFTTLFELDHQKVEPEQLLRRLAEIFFNDVVDRGNYIPLLRIVIGESERFPELARLYTQAVVQRGKSMLCEYLRSRKELKLHDPEAIAQIFFGSMVSWVILQKMLYGEELMQLSRDRVVDQLVHLILSNSDERKIESTPIEKH, encoded by the coding sequence ATGCCGAAACTTTCCCCGGATCGTCAAGTGGTTAAACGAGAGCAAATTCTCAAAGGTGCAATGACCGTCTTTCTCACATCCGGCTACGCTGGAACGAGTATGGATCGTGTTGCAGCAGAGGCAGGCGTTTCTAAACAAACAATTTATAGTTACTTCCAAGACAAAGAGGGATTGTTTCGCTCACTGATCGAGCAAGCGACGATTATTCGCTTTACCACTCTATTTGAGCTAGATCATCAAAAGGTTGAGCCTGAACAATTACTCCGACGATTGGCAGAAATTTTCTTCAATGATGTGGTCGATCGCGGCAACTATATTCCGCTCCTGAGAATTGTGATTGGCGAATCAGAGCGATTTCCAGAATTAGCACGACTCTATACACAAGCAGTTGTGCAGCGTGGAAAATCAATGCTGTGTGAATATTTGCGATCGCGCAAAGAACTCAAGTTGCATGACCCAGAAGCGATCGCTCAGATCTTCTTCGGCTCAATGGTCTCTTGGGTGATCTTGCAAAAAATGCTTTATGGAGAAGAATTGATGCAACTCTCCCGCGATCGAGTCGTAGATCAATTAGTTCATTTGATTTTAAGCAACTCTGATGAGCGCAAGATTGAATCTACGCCGATAGAAAAGCATTGA
- a CDS encoding phycobilisome rod-core linker polypeptide produces MAIPLLEYSPISQNQRVAGYEVGSDEQPRIYSTENLLSPSDMDTLIEVAYRQIFFHAFAADRERFLESQLRSGQITVRDFIRGLVLSDTYKRSFYDLNSNYRFVEQTVQRVLGRDVYGEREKISWSIVVATRGIVGFIDDLLNSAEYLEAFGYDTVPYQRRRILPSQTAGELPFNIKSPRYDDYYRGKLGFPQIMWQSTVRSFVPQDKQAKAGSPAAFLDMARSISPRVNPPQLISALNIDIEKSVPYRR; encoded by the coding sequence GTGGCAATTCCTCTTTTAGAATATTCCCCGATTTCACAAAACCAACGGGTCGCTGGATATGAAGTGGGAAGTGATGAGCAGCCCCGGATTTACTCCACTGAAAACTTGCTGTCCCCATCCGATATGGACACGCTGATCGAAGTGGCATATCGTCAAATCTTTTTCCATGCGTTTGCAGCAGACAGAGAGCGTTTCTTAGAATCGCAACTTCGCAGTGGACAAATCACCGTGCGCGACTTCATTCGTGGACTCGTACTTTCTGATACCTACAAGCGTAGCTTCTACGATCTCAACAGCAACTATCGCTTTGTGGAACAGACCGTTCAACGGGTGCTAGGACGTGATGTCTATGGCGAACGTGAAAAAATCTCATGGTCGATCGTGGTTGCAACCCGAGGAATTGTTGGGTTTATCGATGATCTGCTCAACAGTGCAGAGTATCTAGAAGCGTTCGGATACGACACGGTTCCCTACCAACGCCGTCGCATCTTGCCGAGCCAAACTGCTGGAGAACTTCCGTTCAACATCAAATCACCCCGCTACGATGATTACTATCGTGGCAAGCTTGGCTTCCCGCAAATCATGTGGCAGTCTACGGTTCGCAGTTTTGTGCCTCAAGACAAGCAAGCCAAAGCAGGCAGCCCAGCAGCGTTCTTGGATATGGCACGCAGTATCAGCCCAAGAGTTAATCCGCCGCAACTGATCTCTGCACTCAACATTGATATTGAGAAGTCAGTTCCTTATCGTCGATAA